CCAAAGAAACATTGTCAAAGACAGCCAATGTCTTCACAAAGCTTGTATCAAAGCCACTGGGAGTCTCTTACACAATCTCTTCAAAGCCAGAAAGCAACTCCATGCCATCCTTTTCAAAGCCGGCGAACGAATCAAAGTCACCAAGGTTCTCTAACACAACCTCCTCTCCAAAGCCAACGAGCAGCACCAAAGAATCCTTTTCAAAGCAAGGGAATTTCTTCAACAAGACTGTATCAAAGCTACCAACAGCCTCCAATGCAATGTCTCAAAAGCCATCAAGCAGTTCTGAAGAAACTTCACAGCCAGGGAATGTCTTCAAAACAAATTCACCGAAGCCACAAGTGTCTCTATAACAGCCGAGTCATCAGAGCCGTCAGACATCTCTACAACAGCCCCGACCGACTCTTCAAGCACCTTTACAGCAATCTTATCAGAGCCACCAGGTGCTTCTAAAACAGCCTCAACAGAGTCAGCGAACATCATTGTGACAAACAAGAGGAAAGCAGAAAGCTCAGATGTATCTAACAAGCGGAAGAAACAAGTTGAGAAAAGAGTATCATTTAGGATACACTATGGTTTACAAAATCTAGCACCTACATTGAATACAGAGGCATCCCGCGATTTCCCAGAATGCAACAGGCCTTTGCGTAGCTGTCTCCTAAATGGAACTGTTCAATTTCAAGGTGATAGTGTTATTGATGGTGGAGACATCATTGTTCTTCAGCAGGGGTAATTCAGCTGATGAGGAAAATTACCTCAGTAACTTTGTTCTTGACTCTTACCTTAAACTTATTTCCATGGAAAGTTCAATGAAGGGACTTTCAACTGTGTCTTTAAAGTGGGAGCGATTCGAGAAGAATGTTGGTAAAGAATGTGCCAGagatgtgctcaagaggaaagATGGGAAGGCTTCCTTTCTAGAGCATGACTTGATTCTGACTCTCTGCAATGAGCCAGGCAGCAAGCATTGGTTTCTCCTTGTAACTTAACCCAAGGAGAAGCAGATGCTTGTTTTGGATAGTTTGGCGGGAAGTTTCATAAAGCCATCCACAGCAAGAGCAATGGAAAAAATGTGGTCTGTGGTAAAGGAGCTGGACGAAGATGTCAATGAATGGGAGTGGTCTTTCCACACAAATACGCCACGTGACATACCCCAGCAGCAAAATGGCTTTGACTGTGGCGTGTTTGTATGTGCTAGGAATTTGGCCCTTCAGTCTCCAGTTCCATACCAGACAAGTGTTCCCAGTTTTAGGAGTGTTATGCTTCTAGAGTTGCACAACAAAGCAATGTACGATTTCACTGAAGCGTCTCCACAAGTGGGACTGTATTATGCTGTGGAGTACGGAAAGTCATACTACATTGGCCGTGCTTTGGGAAGTCCAAGTGGTGATTCCTGCCGTACCACTTTCAAGTTCCTACACTCTACTGGTGCAAGATCCTTTGATTGGCCTCATCGAGATGACCTTGAAATTTGCCATAATTCACGCATATTTTATGGGCCTGTGCTTATTGTGGGTATTCGGCCCTTTACAATCCCTCAGCAGGCCGAGCTGGAACAAGTGTATCAATGGCtgaaaaaggagagaaaaattgTGTAATCCAAATATTCTGAAGCATTGTTGCCTGAGAAATAAACAGAACACCATGTTTGTCTTTGATGTCCTGGATCTTTGTCAGAGCCAGCACTCAGTGTATTGAATACTAAATTTTTGGATAGGCAACACCAGTTAAATTGATCAACTTAGAGTCCCAAGGTCTTTGGCAGACCATAGCGTCTTAAAGAAAATCTGACTAATACTTGTTTCATTTCGTTCCTTTCGCTTGCGTTAGTTACTGTTAAGAGAtttattgttaaaaattcaAGTAATGGCTCATTTAAATGTTCATACTTATCATGCACATCAGGCATCTTTGTGACTTAAAAATAGTGAGGATGCAGCGCAGCATTTCACTCTTTCAAAACGTTAGAAAATTAATGTGTTCTCCACAGTGCCATAGTGTGTTTTTAAACTGGAACACATGCAATATAGTTTTTTGCTTCAACTGTATTGAATCTTTGCATTTCTAAAGTATGTCTTAattattgacaaaaatgataCTAGCATAGCAGTTGTGGGAAAACCTTGATTCTACCAAATCCCGGTGACGTCACttccggttaacatgagatgcacACGTTCCGCCGTGGATAATCAGTACACATTGAGAAGCCGTGGTGTTCAGAGCTGTTGTGGTTtcctgtgtttttcttttttattagtccTACTATTCAGGTAAGAAAAGAACGTCGCTGCAATTAACTTCTTCCTCTTGTTTTATACAGTTTACCCCGGCAACTAAGCCTGTTAAGAAGGAAAGTTTCGACGATTCACAAGTTGTTGTTTAAAAGCTGTTGATAGCTACATGTATGTCGAGAGCTTTATCAGCCTCGCCCTATCCAATGTGGAGGCGGTTATTAAGGGAAAGTTATAGTTTCCCTCTGAGTCCTAATCTTTTCAACGCTTGagggaaagaaagttatagTTTCCCGAGTTGAAGTGGACTACGACGAACACGTGGAAGCCGGAGAACAGTGTTTCGGCAGTCGCTTCTGCTGGCCCGGAGTCGCTTGTGCTTTTGCGAATTGGCCGTGTATAGGGAAGCTATTTTTCTTCCCAAATTTGAGTCTCTTAGTTGCTCAGagctcaatatatatatatatatttttggttGTTTACCTTTCAGCAACCGCACAGAACATGGGCGAAGAGGGCTCCCCACCTCCTCCCTCGTGGAAAACTGAGATACAGGGACTGTTCGCTTCCCTGAAACAAGACCTTAGACAGGAGATTGAAGCCAAATTTAGAGTGCTGGATGACCCAGAAAGTAATGAGGATGAGTCCTCTAATGGGGACGAAGAGAGTACAGAGGTTTCACCTGCACTCACCAGCTGTCTTGCAGATTACTTGGGGGATGCCCCTAAGTCAAGTTTTGATAACTTAGCAGAGGAGTTCTCGACAGCTGACAAAAAGAGTGCACCAGTTAACGCCAAGCTGGCCACTATGATAGAGGAGCTAATCAAAGGCAATCGGCCTAAAGCGAAGCTGGAACAGCTGTTCGAAAAATACCCAAGACcagaaaattgcaaattgttagTCTCCCCAAAAGTGAACAGAGCTATTTGGAATCAGTTGTCCCCAAGTACCAAATCCTCAGACAAGGCTTTTCAGAAAGCTCAACAGTTATTCATTTTCTCAATTTATGCCACTATCAGTGCGTGTGAAAAAGCATCCGATGAGTTGAAAGCTACACTCGCGCACTCCCTTGTCCTAGCCTTGGCAGGGACCCGGGAGCTGAATCTTCGCCGCCGAGAATCACTGAAACCAGACCTGAATGCCCAGTTTGCCTCCCTTTGTAACCAAACCACACCGGTAACGAGTGAGCTCTTTGGAGATGATCTTGGCAAAGAAATCGATGAAGTGAGTAGGGCGAATAAACTCTCTAGAAAGCTTTCCTCAAAGAGAAGCAGTCCCAGAGGTTACCAGCCCTACAATGCTCAACATCGTCAAAGGTCATCCTCGTTCTCTAGACGTGGCAAGCCTTATTCTACGAGGCCTTTTTTAGGGGAAAAGAGCTCCTACAGCAAGAAAGTAGGAGCAAGGCCATCGACATCCCACTCCAGCGAGGAGACAAACCGCTAAACTGTAATCTTCAGGTTGGTTACACGAGTAGCATTGATAGTATTATTAGGTCTAGTGCGCCTTTTAAGGCTGGCCAATTACGAAATTGCATCCCAAATTCCCTGCATCCAGAATCAAAATTTTCTCTTACTGAGCAGGAAGCTATTGATGCAGAAATTAATGATTTTCTGGTTAAGCAGGTCATTGAACAGTCTCAACCGGAAACAGGAGAAATTGTTTCTCCGATATTCCTTAGACCAAAGAAGGAACCTGGGGTCTACAGggttattttcaatttgaagtCCCTAAATCAGGCAGTAATTTTCCATAAGTTCAAAATGGATACGCTTGAATCTGCCGTTAGGTTGATGAAACCTGGGTGCTTCATGTCCTCCATAGACCTACATAATGCTTACTATTCCATCCCTATATCACCTAGCTTCAGAAAATATCTCAAGTTTGCATGGAGGGGTTTTCTGTTCCAGTTTTGTGCCCTTCCCATGGGTTTGACAAGTAGTCCTCGCATCTTTACTAAGGTGTTAAAACCAGTTTTTGCCACCCTGCGCTCCCAGTATGAACATAATTGTTTGGGTTACACTGCTGACTCTTTTTACACGGAGGACTCTGTCGAGGACTGCCGTGAGGCTACCTTACATGCTACCCAATTATTTACTCGCTTGGGTTTTGTGATTCACCCTACCAAGTCTGTTTTTCTTCCCACACAATGCCTAGAATTCTTGGGATTTTTGTTGGACTCTACGTCTATGACAGTTCATTTAACACCGAAGAAGGCCGACAAGATCGTTGTTTTGTGTCGAAAAGCTTTGCGTGCCCGGGAATTAACAATCTGTGAAGTTACCTCCTTAATAGGAACTTTAGTGTCCACTTGCCCTGGGGTGGAGTTTGGTCCCCTGTATTATAGACACTTGGAATGGGACAAGGATTTGGCACTGAAGTCTGCCCTAGGAGATTTCGATGTCAGCATGTCTCTGTCTGCAGACAGCATTAATGACTTAAAGTGGTGGATCATTTTAGTCCCTACAGCTTTCCGGGTTATTGACCATGGTTGCCCAAATATCACATTGACAACAGATGCTTCAAGTATAGGTGCCTTTGGTCCCAAGCAGAAACTGAATATCACGTCAATATTCTTGAGTTGCTCTCCTTGAAGTTGGGTCTTATGTCCTTACTCGGGTCAGTGTCCAATCAACACATCAGGATCATGTCTGACAATATGACTGCAATTTCTTACGTCAATGCCAAGGGGGGATGCAGGAACTGGGAATGCAATGCCATCGCTAAAGCGATTTGGTTATGGGTCATTAAAAGGAATAATTGGCTTTCGGCTGCACACCAACCGGGGCGGCTTAATGTGACTGCAGACTCTCTGTCACGCCATTTTGAAGATGGAATAGAGTGGGAACTGAATCGCGGCCTGTTTGAGAAAATTTGTGCCGTCTTTGGTGTTCCCCAGATCGACCTATTTGCTAGTAGAGTCAACCATCAAACTAGGGCTTATGCCTCCTGGAAGCCAGACCCACATGCATCCTATGTGGATGCTTTCTCTGTGAGTTGGTCACAGTTCACTAACAGTTACATGTTTCCACCCTTTTGTCTTGTTGGCAGATGCCTTCAGAAGCTGGTTCTGGAGCAAGCGACAGCAATTATCATTGTACCACTTTGGACCACACAGACATGGTTCACCAACCTTCTGAGTCTCCTGATGGATGTGCCCAGAATCTTTCGAGTAACCAAGAAGGTGCTGTCTTTTTTGAGGGTTGATGCCATGAAGAAAACTCcagattattatttatttagaaCCCAGCTTGTCCGTGACTATGACAATGGCCACCTTCTCCTTTCATATGTCAAACCTTATCGGCACATTGGTGCGAGTTCAATTGGACGATGGATTAAAACTGTTTTGGGAGCAAGTGGAGTGGACACAGCAAAGTTTAAGGCTCACAGCACCAGATCAGCAGCCGCATCGAAAGCAAGTCATTTGATTCCCACTGATGACATCCTGAAGCACATCGGATGGTCTCGAGAATCAACTTTTCAGAAGTTCTATAACAAACCCGTTATTGCTGAAAATAGCTTTGCTGAAGCTGTGCTACAATAAATTccttattgttttgttattgcAATAGTTGTGTCCACGTTTGTTGCTGTAAAGTCTCATGTTAACCGGAAGTGACGTCACCgggatttggtagaattaaaaaataggtccgcaatgcgtacatgtgtggCTTACGAGTGCAGTTGTAATATGTAATAGCAGTTAAACTGAGGGCAAAAATATGAGCTGCAAGTGCGTGAATTTACCGTAACTTAGTTGAAAACTTAATTTTGGAAGAAGTAATTGTGTGGATATCGCTAAGAGAGGAAGCATGGAGTTACAATATGTCTTCAGAGATGAACACTTTTCAATATGATGGTTGAGCAAAAAGGCAGTCAGAATTAAAATTCCTATATATTATATGGCTGTGGCTCGAAAGGACTGGAAACTACCGAATTCACGAAGAAGGGGTAGAGAGAGAGCGTACTCACGCCAGTCCCTCAGCGCCTATTCCCATTCATAATTTTTCCAGGGGAGAGGGCTGAAGAAATaggatacttaccagttgatgaTGTCAGTAGTGAAGACCAGAATTCTTCGTAAGGTAGAAAGCCAGACGTTCTATGGCAGTCTAAGTTAAAGATAGATCTTTTGAActattgaaaacacactttgttTCAGAAGTTAGCCTGCTTTTTAGGGTTCACCAATTATAtgtataaaaaatattttccttattaCTTATTTATCCATCTCTCATGTGATAGATACTCAGCATTGGCATGATCAGAGTATATGCTAtggttctcaaaaaaaaaaaaattggagttagtttaaacctttagtttttcaatttgatttgatttgattgttatattttactgtttcatattcattaccatgaactaaactgactgtcacagaagtagtattccaaattcttttccaTAATTATTGTAGGCATTTGTGGTAGTGTTACAATGTGAACTTCTTCTGATTCATCATCTATGAGATGTCTTCACCTTCCttcatgtcatttaaatgtttaCTGATGTTTTTCCAATTATCTTTACGTTTTCTAACCTCAGTTTCACACATATCAGTCTCAAGGGGATAATTATAAAATCTTAGTTGAGTTcataggtggctgtggaaaattgaacctaCATTCTGCCTTTGACTTTTTACGACAAGTTTGGGAGTGCCTATGAATCTGTCTATTGACGAGGAGCCTCAGTTCTGGATTATTATTTGgcattttgcaagtaattatttcatcaataaatgatGTCACCTCATCATCACTATCACATCCATACACTCGTGCATCTTCAAaccaaattagcatatgaatgtgAGGTGAGCCTCTCTGTTGATACTCTACTCTGTAAAACCAATCTGCAACTTTTCCTAAAGGAGCAgcattgctcattaaaaagtaccttaaaaactgattgaattgataatcaaaatgccatgcacaagttactgggtcACTCTGGATAAGCCTAGACTTTTCCCCCCAGTTCAAATTCTCTAATACAGAATCTGAATATTCTTTAGCATCAACAAGCTTGCCAAGTATTCTAAGGAGGTGTATCCACTTTGTTTCAGCtgatgaaaaactacaaaataaagtaGCAGGTCCAAGTTgtctaatcattgcaaaaatatcttttttggcCCGCTCAAAATAAGGAGGTGAACCATGTAGAGCTCTTAAGAATTTGTAGCCTTCATCTAGATGAACTAGTCTTTCTAGTGCACCTTCTTGCTTTAAGTGACCAGCTATcaaattcctgttgtttcccttacattttctcaaagctatttgtgatttccccaaaagaatcttcatttgcaatttttttagttttgaaaaaaatattctcaatACACATGGCTGCTCTTCAATCTGATTGTCTTAATTCTGATTTGCAAATATCACTGTAATGAACATCAACTAGCCTATCATGATTCTCTGGCCTTTTTTGACCAACAAATATCCCTGGATAAGCTAACTCTTCAGAATATTTATCTCTAAATATACTCAAAGGTACACTTCCTTCCCCAGGTGCTATGTTGTAAATCTGGGCTCGCTCATTGTCCTCAAGAAAGTCGGTAGCAGTTAACATAGTATCAGTTACTCCCACAGGTATTTCTGCATCATCTTCAGTCCAATCATCAAGTTGATTTATGTCTTCACTACCACTTATTTGCTCATTAGGTTGTGAAAcagttttactttcattttgtgaTAAGTTTGTATTATAGCTTGTTGCCCTGTCTGTACTAAAGGAAATTCCTTGTTCTCTATAAAGGGTACTGTTGGTAGCTAGCCAGTTTGCTGCCTGAAAAAATTTATTAGGTCTAACATTCAAAGACAAGGCAGAACTCGTATATTCTAATCGTCTTTTTAATTGAACTTTGATTGTTCCACTTTCTTGTGTCAACCGTGGTAACATGTTGACAGTATTGTTTACTTCTGCTGGGACATttaccacatttccttttattttgaactgatttcCTCTGGGAGCTTGCAGAAGCTTTTCAAAAGGCAACCTAGGTGCCAACATTCTGCACTCTGACTCATTCAAATCAAAAAAGTCTGGCTTTGCTGGAAAGGACATATCCCATTCTTAGCTGCACAGTGtagtattttttctttcttcaaataattatttataacaagACTGACAGATCCACTCAATACCATCAACACTTGTTTTACTTAGTAAATATTTGCCTGCTGTAGAGTTGGAAAGTCTAAGTTTTTCAGCAGTGATAACACTGTGTTTATACCACAACTGgttacaacaagaacaaatgtaCTCTGGACCTCTAGAGATATTAGCAtgaaattttctgatttcatcagtaatggttgagttgtaaagatttttctctttctgatattgacgcTGTTTTGCTAGTCTCTCTTGTCTATGGTCTGCAGATtcatttgcaagtttttctttctgatattgacattggtttaacagtctctcttctctacattctgctgattcattcgcaattcttttattctgatattgacgttggtttaacagtctcttttctctacattctgcacattcatttgaaatttttttattctgatgacgacgttggtttaacagtctctttTCTCTATATTCTGAAgattcatttgaaatttttttattctgataATGACATTGATTTAACAGTCTCTCTTCTCTAAATTCTGctgattcatttgcaattttttgtgtTTGATACTGAGACTGGGTTGCGAGCCTCTTTTTTCTTGATTCAGAAGATTCATTTGcacgtttctttttccttttcaggcacTGCTGGGCCAGCCTCTTTTCCTTAGattcctcactttcatttaccctCCTTCTTTTCTCATATTCTCGTCTAACaattgtttctctttttcttctggtGTTTCAGTTAAAGACTTCAACTTTCTTTTTATAGGCTGcatttggtttcttttattgttgaaaggCAAATGTCCAATTTTTGGACTCTCATTaacattatgcaaatcaggttcattatttctgacaaagactcctttaatttcaaaaggaacgaCCCCTATTTGTAAGcaggaaatttgcaaatatgatacAAGGTTTTCAATTCCTTCAATGGTCAGCAAAGTACATTTCCCAAATGAGTGTGGCATCCCATGCAAAGCCCTGGAATGAGCATCAAAAGTTTTAAAGCTTTGTTCGGAAtccttaaacactgcaactgtaTTGATTCCAATtgttaacaaacaacaattgtagttaagttgacaatttgaaaacacttctGTCAGAGAATTTTGAAGAGTCATGTATGGCCCATTATTTGATGTCAGGAACAAACTTCCTGTTAATGACTCACTGTATTCTAATATGTATActttattgcaaattgaaacaatgtgtgggacatcagttaaaagcaaataatcatTTGTCCGAACAGAACATCTTATAgaaatatacaaattatttccaatggTAAGAATATTATTGTGGAAGAAGTCCACAAATTCATATCTTGTATGTGGTGATAAATAATAGCAGTAAGTGACATTGCTACACATTGCTTATCAGCATTTTCACCAAAGAGTGCTACATTTCCTTGACTGTAGTCAGCACATATTGTTCTTTTTGGATCAATGACATCAAATATTCTAGGGCCTGGATTTTCCTCTACATCATTTGCCTGCCTTATAAGCAGCGGAATATAGGCATTGTAGAAAACCATCATAAACATTAAACTCAAAAAAATGATTCTTCCAGTGTGATAAggtatcctttgttttcacgaaattgtcatAAGAGCCAATCCTTGACCAGTATTGTTCAATCAAGATTCCCATACTTGCTTTTGtcgttttaaaattctcaacagtGAAAAGAGAATGCAACCACAATACAGCTTATTTCACTTTATGGCACCTTCAGGTAGCTCCAGACACTTTCAGACATTCTCAGACACTCAGATTAAGCCGATAGTTGTTGACTTGCGAGAGTGCAAATTAGGACTCCTTAAAGGGACACGGTCacggtctgcgcatgctcgcctGCCCgattaaaacttgaaaaagtcagcctgactttttcaagttgcattcacaaattcaaaatggcgtcgacTAGCGGAGGATTCGGACATGGCGGTAAACGCATCAACTCAGGGCGGAAACGTAAGGTCGAAGACAGAGGGGAATACAAGAAAGCGTGGCTGAGAAACCACAAGCGTATTTATGTGGAAGAATAGATCTTTAAGTTGTGCCTACAAGCAAATTATTTGATGCAGGTTATGAGTCTTTCAGTGACAGCAAACTTGCGACTCATTTATTGTCTCTCGAACATCGTCGAAGGTAAGACTTACGTTCATAAGCGTTTGGTTTATATCCCTTGGTAAGCTCTATTTTACGTTATCAAgttgttctgttttttcttGTAGGGAAATGGAAGACATCTCGAGTGTCTCGAGAGTTGCGTTTGGCGAACGAAAGAAACACGTGCCAAATGCAATTGCCGATATACTACTGCGCATGTCAACCCGTGACAGTGTCCCTTTTAATTCAGTGTGGTACAACACGTGCCGAAGATTCAAGCACttaaatgtgaccctccacgggaaaacagtgaataaggtgatcacacgcgcacggcacggtcctaacacgttcgcacgatacttgtctaacacgcttagcgtgcgcatatgcaaaaaaaaaacaaaagaaatagagtagcgtgattgtgccctttgttaactgtgtgttgacacggtagacctttgtgttttgacacgcaagtttaacacggtaaatttctttgtccttaacacggtagctctgtgctttttcttcaaacacggtttggtcattaacccaacacagagtagtttaacatcgtttattataagcaagatgtaagcttaatcaaagataaggaaattcgtttgcttgcgtacttgatttgtcaacaaaaagatgttgaaaattacgcaGTCACCTTGCAATTAAGTAACAGATGTTCATTTCCATCATCAGCAGCATCTTCTGTTCgatgtttatcaatgatttgccgATGGTCGGTCGGCCCGCTGAGCCAAAAACTTCATTGCCCTTAATTGCATGCTTGATTTACAGTGAGCTAAAAggcagaattattatgaaatagctGCGGGTTTTTCGCTCGAATGTAACGTTTATATAATCTGCACTTCccagaaaaacaagccacgct
This genomic window from Acropora muricata isolate sample 2 chromosome 2, ASM3666990v1, whole genome shotgun sequence contains:
- the LOC136894715 gene encoding uncharacterized protein; translated protein: MDTLESAVRLMKPGCFMSSIDLHNAYYSIPISPSFRKYLKFAWRGFLFQFCALPMGLTSSPRIFTKVLKPVFATLRSQYEHNCLGYTADSFYTEDSVEDCREATLHATQLFTRLGFVIHPTKSVFLPTQCLEFLGFLLDSTSMTVHLTPKKADKIVVLCRKALRARELTICEVTSLIGTLVSTCPGVEFGPLYYRHLEWDKDLALKSALGDFDVSMSLSADSINDLKWWIILVPTAFRVIDHGCPNITLTTDASSIGAFGPKQKLNITSIFLSCSP